Proteins encoded within one genomic window of Brachybacterium muris:
- a CDS encoding (deoxy)nucleoside triphosphate pyrophosphohydrolase has protein sequence MSERILVVGAIIERDGTVFAARRNPERSAGGLWEFPGGKVEADETPEQALTRELREELGVDVSIGELVDTSLSNVAGLTIELGCYLTELRGSDPVSSTDHDALTWVPLDQLEELDWAPGDVPIIKRLPRLLEGASRGQVNIRLAGVR, from the coding sequence GTGAGCGAACGGATCTTGGTCGTGGGTGCCATCATCGAGCGCGACGGGACCGTTTTCGCTGCTCGGCGCAATCCCGAGCGCAGCGCGGGTGGCTTATGGGAGTTCCCGGGCGGCAAGGTCGAAGCCGACGAGACGCCCGAGCAGGCACTTACCCGCGAACTCAGGGAAGAGCTTGGGGTCGACGTGTCCATCGGCGAGCTCGTGGACACCAGCCTCAGCAACGTTGCCGGCTTAACGATTGAACTGGGCTGCTACCTCACCGAGCTTCGAGGATCTGACCCGGTCTCAAGCACCGACCACGATGCACTCACATGGGTGCCACTCGATCAGCTGGAGGAACTCGACTGGGCACCGGGGGATGTCCCGATCATCAAACGCCTCCCCCGCCTCCTTGAGGGTGCCAGCCGCGGGCAGGTGAATATTCGCCTCGCTGGGGTCCGCTGA
- a CDS encoding DUF6308 family protein yields MAVQIPEKFQQFRALVLDPTNEEKLVGYLKEYSAGGSYTGAYFNELTTTTSSDPNRIDIADVASLSLLSVTLKPEAVGHLIGNVEVSEKLERHLSAQPDRDLATLTPVEAEALEAGNLNDVWNLIQQANGVGRTRTSKLLARKRPRLIPIWDSVIAEVLDLPTSKDMWKIFHAALTQEGEQTLDDRLGELALKAGVAERYSRLRVLDILAWMYGKNKGLASKVYMELAPDPEEKDR; encoded by the coding sequence ATGGCCGTGCAGATCCCCGAGAAGTTCCAGCAGTTCCGTGCGCTCGTCCTGGACCCTACGAACGAAGAGAAGCTCGTTGGCTACCTCAAGGAGTACTCCGCAGGCGGGTCATACACCGGTGCGTACTTCAACGAGCTAACGACCACGACAAGTTCAGATCCGAACCGTATCGATATCGCCGACGTTGCGTCATTGTCTCTGTTGTCCGTCACCCTCAAGCCTGAGGCAGTGGGGCATCTGATCGGGAACGTCGAGGTGAGCGAAAAGTTGGAGCGGCATCTCAGCGCACAACCTGACCGCGACCTGGCCACACTAACGCCGGTTGAGGCGGAGGCCCTTGAAGCCGGGAACCTGAACGACGTCTGGAATCTGATCCAACAGGCCAACGGTGTCGGACGGACCCGCACCTCGAAGCTCCTCGCTCGCAAGCGTCCCCGACTAATCCCAATCTGGGACAGCGTGATCGCCGAGGTTCTCGACCTACCGACCAGCAAGGACATGTGGAAGATCTTCCATGCGGCCTTAACCCAGGAGGGCGAACAGACCTTAGATGACCGGCTCGGTGAGCTGGCTTTGAAAGCGGGCGTTGCGGAACGGTACTCACGACTGCGCGTGCTCGACATCCTGGCGTGGATGTACGGCAAGAATAAGGGCCTGGCAAGCAAGGTATATATGGAGTTGGCGCCCGACCCCGAAGAGAAAGATCGTTGA
- the istA gene encoding IS21 family transposase: protein MVRKIRAKLVLQLRAEGLSGRAISSSQGMSRKSVRAVFEAADAAGIGWGDIADVADEQVYARLFPGRGEHESVFAQPDWEQVHREMARVGVTLKLLHGEYFDATTAAGDPAMGYDRFCRTYQHHVMVTGAASRVGHKAGQSVEVDWSGPTMELADPVTGEVSKVFLFVACLPFSRYAFCFPALDMRQESWLRAHVAMFEALGGTVPRIVPDNLKTGVVKHPREGEIVLNDAYREMAAHYSAAVLPGRVRKPKDKASVENTVAHVATWVIAGLRDQRFTSLPELAAAIGQRMEAYNAEPFQKRPGSRASVFDAEERPLLTPLPAVPYEISTWHYGRRVGRNGHVTFARNFYSAPFAHIGAKVDLRITARTLEIYQGSQRLTSHLLLPETASNEYRTNDADLPAGERFQAWDAQRVRAWADRVGPATVIVIQRIFESVPIVEQGLDPALAVLRLSRRFSVDRVEAACALALTGRVRSPRYAHLHPILATGQDKVAALRPPREEPAEDGGYVRGADYYAGGVR from the coding sequence ATGGTACGGAAGATCAGGGCGAAGCTGGTGCTCCAGCTGCGCGCAGAAGGTCTGTCGGGGCGAGCGATTTCGTCCTCGCAGGGCATGTCCCGCAAGTCCGTGAGGGCGGTGTTCGAGGCCGCTGACGCTGCAGGGATCGGGTGGGGCGATATCGCGGACGTCGCCGATGAGCAGGTGTATGCCCGGTTGTTCCCGGGCCGGGGCGAGCACGAGAGCGTGTTCGCACAGCCGGACTGGGAACAGGTCCATCGAGAGATGGCCAGGGTCGGCGTGACGCTGAAGCTGTTGCACGGCGAGTACTTCGACGCGACCACGGCGGCTGGGGATCCGGCGATGGGGTATGACCGGTTTTGCCGCACCTACCAGCACCACGTCATGGTCACCGGTGCCGCTTCGAGAGTCGGTCACAAGGCCGGCCAGAGCGTGGAGGTCGACTGGTCCGGCCCCACGATGGAGCTGGCCGATCCGGTCACCGGCGAGGTCTCGAAGGTGTTCTTGTTCGTTGCCTGCCTGCCTTTTTCTCGTTACGCGTTCTGCTTCCCGGCGCTGGATATGCGCCAGGAGTCCTGGCTGCGAGCGCACGTAGCGATGTTCGAGGCGCTGGGCGGGACGGTCCCGAGGATCGTTCCGGACAACCTCAAGACCGGTGTGGTGAAGCACCCCCGCGAGGGCGAGATCGTCCTGAACGATGCGTATCGCGAGATGGCAGCGCATTACTCGGCGGCGGTGCTCCCGGGGAGGGTGCGGAAACCGAAAGACAAGGCGAGCGTGGAGAACACCGTCGCGCACGTCGCGACCTGGGTCATCGCCGGGCTGCGGGATCAGCGATTCACGTCCCTGCCCGAACTTGCAGCCGCCATCGGGCAGCGGATGGAGGCCTATAACGCGGAGCCGTTCCAGAAGCGGCCCGGATCCCGCGCCAGCGTGTTCGACGCGGAGGAGCGGCCGCTGCTGACGCCGCTGCCGGCGGTGCCCTACGAGATCTCGACATGGCACTACGGACGACGAGTGGGCAGGAACGGGCACGTCACGTTCGCGCGGAACTTCTACTCCGCGCCGTTCGCGCACATCGGCGCGAAGGTCGATCTGCGCATCACGGCCCGGACGCTGGAGATCTATCAGGGCAGCCAGCGACTGACCAGTCACCTGCTGCTCCCGGAGACCGCGAGCAATGAGTACCGCACCAACGACGCGGACCTACCTGCGGGCGAGCGTTTCCAGGCCTGGGACGCGCAGAGGGTGCGGGCGTGGGCAGATCGGGTCGGGCCGGCCACGGTGATCGTGATCCAGCGGATCTTCGAGTCCGTGCCGATCGTGGAACAGGGCCTGGATCCCGCGTTGGCGGTGCTACGGCTCTCTCGCCGCTTCTCCGTAGATCGGGTCGAGGCGGCCTGCGCACTCGCGCTGACGGGACGGGTCCGTTCACCGCGCTATGCGCATCTGCACCCGATCTTGGCCACCGGGCAGGACAAGGTCGCCGCCCTGCGTCCACCCCGCGAGGAACCCGCGGAAGACGGCGGATACGTCCGTGGCGCCGACTACTACGCCGGAGGTGTCCGGTGA
- a CDS encoding ATP-binding protein: MSVIDNDTKRKLREMGATALLDAIDAQDEAHVLGMSFQERLQLIVDEAHSIFNHGKVEGLIRRAGLRYPGADLRRLDLVEERGLNRNVIAQLATCSFIQRQQNVVFQGFTGSGKSYLGCALAKQACQHRLRAHYIRMPDLEEAWALAKDKPQGQTKFLRKYSTFSLLVIDEWLLDHPDEGMRSMLLELLERRYDTGSTVFCTQYPKKDWHARLGGAVHADAIMDRIVHNTIWIDTGDRNMREHTALPQ; this comes from the coding sequence GTGAGCGTGATCGATAACGACACGAAGCGGAAGCTGCGCGAGATGGGCGCGACCGCGCTGCTGGACGCGATCGATGCCCAGGATGAGGCTCACGTGCTGGGGATGTCGTTCCAGGAACGGCTCCAGCTGATCGTGGACGAGGCGCATTCCATCTTCAATCATGGAAAGGTCGAGGGTCTGATCCGCCGGGCGGGGCTGCGTTATCCCGGAGCGGACCTGCGGCGGCTGGATCTGGTCGAGGAACGGGGACTGAACCGGAACGTGATCGCGCAACTGGCAACCTGCTCCTTCATCCAGCGGCAACAGAACGTGGTCTTCCAGGGCTTCACCGGCTCAGGGAAGTCCTACCTCGGCTGCGCGCTGGCGAAGCAGGCCTGCCAGCACCGGCTCCGAGCCCACTACATCCGAATGCCCGACCTCGAAGAGGCCTGGGCCCTGGCAAAGGACAAGCCGCAGGGCCAGACGAAGTTCCTGCGGAAGTACTCCACGTTCTCGCTGCTGGTGATCGACGAGTGGCTGCTGGACCATCCTGACGAGGGAATGCGTTCGATGCTGCTGGAACTGCTCGAGCGCCGCTATGACACCGGCTCGACCGTGTTCTGCACCCAGTACCCGAAGAAGGACTGGCACGCCCGGCTCGGTGGAGCAGTCCACGCCGATGCGATCATGGACCGCATCGTGCACAACACAATCTGGATCGACACCGGCGACAGGAACATGCGAGAACACACCGCACTGCCCCAGTGA
- a CDS encoding excalibur calcium-binding domain-containing protein yields MVPTAAATGPRRHDRRSPRARFGGSHDYEYSAPLYRGDPGYRPKMDRDGDGVACE; encoded by the coding sequence GTGGTCCCCACCGCGGCGGCTACTGGCCCCCGTCGGCACGATCGGCGGTCCCCAAGAGCAAGATTCGGTGGCTCCCACGACTACGAATACTCAGCGCCGCTGTACCGGGGAGATCCCGGCTACCGGCCGAAAATGGACCGCGACGGTGACGGAGTGGCCTGCGAGTAG
- a CDS encoding PTS sugar transporter subunit IIA, whose protein sequence is MNEQHTSTSNSTGDDDSSRGSVLHLLPNAAIAGLDVTGSGKVGEAGRTDEVDSAGGKGRSAVEAVLRALAARLHASGAVTDGFEAAVLERERTYPTGLPTVIPAAIPHTDPEHVIEPGIAVATLREPVAFGEMGGSGEATVPVRLVVMLVLREAQAQLEALQRLIQALQDEAAVRTVLDATDDADLERRVRQWLQAPS, encoded by the coding sequence ATGAACGAGCAGCACACCAGCACCTCGAACAGCACCGGCGACGACGACAGTAGCCGGGGCAGCGTGCTGCATCTGCTGCCGAACGCAGCGATCGCGGGCCTCGACGTCACCGGCTCCGGCAAGGTCGGCGAGGCGGGCCGGACTGACGAGGTCGACAGCGCGGGCGGGAAGGGCCGTTCCGCCGTGGAGGCGGTGCTGCGGGCCCTCGCCGCACGTCTGCATGCCTCCGGTGCGGTCACGGACGGCTTCGAGGCCGCGGTACTGGAGCGGGAGCGGACGTACCCGACAGGCCTGCCCACGGTGATCCCCGCGGCGATCCCCCACACCGATCCGGAGCACGTGATCGAACCGGGCATCGCGGTGGCCACCCTGCGCGAACCGGTGGCCTTCGGGGAGATGGGCGGCAGCGGGGAGGCTACGGTCCCTGTGCGCCTGGTGGTAATGCTGGTGCTGCGCGAGGCCCAAGCCCAGCTCGAAGCCCTGCAGCGCCTGATCCAGGCCCTGCAGGACGAAGCCGCCGTGCGCACCGTGCTCGATGCCACCGACGATGCAGACCTGGAGCGTCGCGTCAGGCAGTGGCTGCAGGCCCCTTCCTGA
- a CDS encoding TetR/AcrR family transcriptional regulator has protein sequence MVRGTLGTTPVVKESKARDSRGYHHGDLRAALIAEALEMTRVDGPSSLSLREATRRAGVTPAAAYRHFRDRAELLEALGREIQERMAERMRDRIDDRSGPATATPAPVADTPTPAAGATDPVALVARAEAALHRLREVGLSYIEFAVEEPGLFETAFAGQARLGNRASLEEMPPVGELLAALEGCVASGVLPAYRRPGAEFSCWSAVHGCAELMVHGPLRGAEPQVAGQVAERVVDDIIAGIR, from the coding sequence ATGGTGAGGGGAACTCTCGGAACGACTCCTGTGGTGAAGGAGAGCAAGGCCCGGGATTCCCGCGGGTACCACCACGGTGACCTGAGGGCAGCCCTCATCGCGGAGGCACTGGAGATGACCCGCGTGGATGGGCCCTCGTCGCTGTCCCTGCGCGAGGCGACGCGTCGTGCGGGCGTGACTCCCGCTGCGGCCTATCGCCACTTCCGGGATCGCGCGGAGCTGCTGGAGGCTCTTGGCCGGGAGATCCAGGAGCGCATGGCTGAGCGGATGCGGGACCGGATCGATGACCGGTCCGGCCCTGCGACCGCCACCCCCGCTCCCGTCGCGGACACTCCCACTCCCGCCGCCGGCGCGACCGATCCCGTCGCACTCGTGGCGCGGGCAGAGGCAGCACTGCACCGCCTGCGCGAAGTGGGGTTGAGCTACATCGAGTTCGCCGTCGAGGAACCGGGCTTGTTCGAGACCGCCTTCGCCGGGCAGGCGCGCCTGGGGAATCGGGCATCGCTCGAGGAGATGCCACCGGTCGGGGAGCTGCTGGCGGCGCTGGAGGGCTGCGTGGCAAGTGGTGTTCTGCCGGCTTACCGCCGCCCGGGTGCGGAGTTCTCCTGCTGGTCGGCCGTGCACGGCTGCGCGGAGCTGATGGTGCACGGGCCCCTGCGCGGCGCGGAGCCCCAGGTGGCGGGCCAGGTGGCCGAGCGCGTGGTGGACGACATCATCGCCGGCATCCGTTGA
- a CDS encoding M81 family metallopeptidase, whose amino-acid sequence MNRRTEPHRSEPRRPRIGIAGIAIESSTFTPYRSSAADFEVRRGTEAILDRYPFFTATTGSGQVLREAADYVGVLHARALPGGQLVREVYEGWKREICEGLAAAHAEAPLDGFYFDIHGAMSVVGLEDAEGDLITAIREAIGPDVVVGTAMDLHGNVSETLFDACDLLTCYRHAPHIDAWETRERGLRDLVDATAAVMAGGPLPHKALVHVPVLLPGEKTSTRIEPAKSIYGRIPDLTDREGVTDVSYWVGFAWADQPRCKAAIVAFGSDAEAVDTAALELATSVWEARHDFEFVAPTGSFADCLDQAIVSEKRPFWISDSGDNPGAGGADDTTYCLAQLLGREEIRTNEVSALMVSLVDPDSSSAAWELGVGGRGDFVVGGRIDAREPGPVPLRAQVVALDDSASTGRAAALQVLVPGAGDDGIEQLSGLTVVVTARRSQFATADMFARLGLSMTGFDVVTVKMGYLEPDQYEAAADWLLALTPGGVDQDLVRLGHSRIDRPMIPFDAEIPAPSAAGIRRGTQVTG is encoded by the coding sequence ATGAACCGCCGCACCGAGCCCCACAGGTCTGAGCCTCGCAGGCCCCGTATCGGCATCGCCGGTATCGCCATCGAGTCCTCCACCTTCACCCCATACCGCTCCTCCGCGGCGGACTTCGAGGTGCGCCGCGGCACCGAAGCGATCCTCGATCGCTACCCGTTCTTCACCGCCACCACCGGCTCCGGGCAGGTGCTGCGAGAGGCGGCCGACTACGTGGGTGTCCTCCACGCCCGCGCCCTCCCCGGCGGCCAGCTGGTTCGCGAGGTCTACGAGGGGTGGAAGCGAGAGATCTGTGAGGGCCTGGCCGCCGCCCACGCCGAGGCGCCGCTGGACGGGTTCTATTTCGACATCCACGGCGCGATGAGCGTGGTGGGCCTGGAGGACGCCGAAGGGGACCTGATCACCGCGATCCGCGAGGCGATCGGCCCGGACGTGGTGGTGGGTACCGCCATGGACCTGCACGGCAACGTCTCCGAGACCCTGTTCGATGCCTGCGACCTCCTCACCTGCTACCGTCACGCCCCCCACATCGACGCCTGGGAGACCCGCGAGCGGGGCCTGCGCGACCTGGTGGACGCCACCGCCGCCGTGATGGCCGGCGGCCCGCTCCCCCACAAGGCGCTGGTGCACGTGCCGGTGCTGCTGCCCGGGGAGAAGACCTCCACGCGCATTGAACCGGCCAAGTCCATCTATGGCCGCATCCCCGATCTCACCGACCGCGAGGGCGTCACCGACGTGTCCTATTGGGTGGGCTTCGCCTGGGCCGACCAGCCCCGCTGCAAGGCCGCCATCGTCGCCTTCGGATCCGACGCCGAGGCCGTCGACACCGCAGCTCTGGAGCTGGCCACCTCGGTGTGGGAGGCCCGCCACGATTTCGAGTTCGTGGCCCCCACCGGCAGTTTCGCCGACTGCCTGGACCAGGCGATCGTCAGCGAGAAGCGGCCGTTCTGGATCTCCGACTCCGGGGACAACCCCGGCGCCGGTGGGGCCGACGACACCACCTACTGCCTGGCACAGCTGTTGGGCCGCGAGGAGATCCGCACCAATGAGGTGAGCGCACTGATGGTGTCCTTGGTGGATCCGGACTCGAGCAGTGCCGCGTGGGAACTGGGCGTGGGCGGGCGCGGGGACTTCGTCGTGGGCGGGCGGATCGATGCCCGCGAGCCCGGCCCGGTGCCGCTGCGTGCCCAGGTGGTGGCGCTGGACGACTCCGCCTCGACCGGACGGGCAGCCGCCCTGCAGGTGCTGGTTCCGGGCGCGGGTGACGACGGCATCGAGCAACTGTCGGGCCTGACGGTGGTTGTCACCGCGCGTCGCTCCCAGTTCGCCACCGCCGACATGTTCGCGCGCCTGGGGCTATCGATGACGGGGTTCGACGTGGTCACCGTGAAGATGGGCTACCTGGAGCCGGACCAGTACGAGGCCGCCGCCGACTGGCTGTTGGCCCTCACCCCCGGCGGCGTGGACCAGGACCTGGTGCGCCTGGGCCACTCCCGCATCGACCGGCCGATGATCCCCTTCGATGCCGAGATCCCGGCCCCATCGGCCGCAGGGATCCGACGGGGTACGCAGGTCACGGGGTGA
- a CDS encoding alpha-L-fucosidase, giving the protein MISFDDRHGPRDAAPASDYPDLTVPDWYRDAKLGIFIHWGLYSVPGWADVSDRSDVTEDNAYARHQYAEWYANTVRIEGSPTRERHQKLFGPGHSYEDFADTWDPIRSSPKAMVNLAVQAGAKYVVPTAKHHDGFCLWDSETTSFTAARRGPGRDLIAKLEHATRAAGLRFGLYYSGALDWHVTDFGPITSHEELFSLRRNDPEFAAFAAAQLRELIEKFSPDILWNDIDWPDAGKYPGPDSLVQLFGEYLEKVPEGMVNDRWGVPVHGVATREYQDIDSVQDEVFEATRGLGLSFGFNHDESIEHAMGGSDVIRLLVDVVSKNGNLLLNIGPRADGTIPPLQRVALEELGAWINRYGEAIYATRPWMHEAVRTPPEGVRFTRGVDGTGQEQLHVLLLDPEAGEVRLSPEVSAAIRELAEVPERGEEKGAAGGASDGTDDAAGAVYPGEEEEADRADDSRTVSDGPDRDDDDEQEKAPAAAHVEGDTVVITPGDTDEPVAVVTLRVK; this is encoded by the coding sequence ATGATCAGCTTCGATGACCGTCACGGCCCCCGCGACGCCGCCCCCGCGAGCGACTACCCGGACCTCACCGTCCCTGACTGGTACCGCGACGCGAAGCTGGGCATCTTCATCCACTGGGGCCTGTACTCCGTGCCCGGCTGGGCCGACGTGTCCGACCGCTCCGACGTCACCGAGGACAACGCCTACGCCCGCCACCAGTACGCCGAGTGGTACGCCAACACCGTGCGCATCGAGGGCAGCCCCACCCGGGAGCGGCACCAGAAGCTGTTCGGCCCCGGCCACAGCTACGAGGACTTCGCCGACACCTGGGACCCCATCCGCTCCAGCCCCAAGGCGATGGTGAACCTCGCCGTGCAGGCCGGCGCCAAGTACGTGGTGCCCACCGCCAAGCACCACGACGGGTTCTGCCTGTGGGACAGCGAGACCACCTCCTTCACCGCCGCCCGCCGGGGCCCTGGCCGCGACCTGATCGCCAAGCTCGAGCACGCCACCCGCGCCGCCGGCCTGCGCTTCGGCCTGTACTACTCCGGCGCCCTGGACTGGCACGTCACCGACTTCGGGCCGATCACCTCCCACGAGGAACTGTTCTCCCTGCGCCGCAACGACCCCGAGTTCGCGGCCTTCGCCGCCGCGCAGCTGCGGGAGCTGATCGAGAAGTTCTCCCCGGACATCCTGTGGAACGACATCGACTGGCCCGACGCCGGCAAGTACCCCGGCCCCGACTCCCTGGTCCAGCTGTTCGGCGAATACCTCGAGAAGGTCCCCGAGGGCATGGTCAACGACCGCTGGGGCGTGCCTGTGCATGGGGTCGCCACCCGCGAGTACCAGGACATCGACTCCGTGCAGGACGAGGTGTTCGAGGCCACCCGCGGCCTGGGCCTCAGCTTCGGCTTCAACCATGACGAGTCGATCGAGCACGCGATGGGCGGCAGCGACGTGATCCGCCTGCTGGTGGATGTGGTCTCCAAGAACGGCAACCTGCTGCTGAACATCGGGCCGCGGGCCGACGGCACCATCCCGCCCCTGCAGCGGGTGGCATTGGAGGAGCTGGGGGCGTGGATCAACCGCTACGGCGAGGCGATCTACGCGACCCGACCCTGGATGCACGAGGCCGTGCGTACTCCACCGGAGGGCGTTCGCTTCACCCGCGGGGTCGACGGCACCGGCCAGGAGCAGTTGCACGTGCTGCTGCTGGACCCCGAGGCAGGGGAGGTTCGGCTCAGCCCGGAGGTGTCGGCCGCGATCCGCGAGCTGGCCGAGGTGCCCGAGCGCGGTGAGGAGAAGGGCGCCGCCGGTGGCGCCAGTGACGGCACCGACGACGCGGCCGGTGCGGTCTACCCCGGCGAGGAGGAGGAAGCCGACAGGGCCGACGACTCCCGGACGGTCTCCGACGGGCCCGACCGCGACGACGACGATGAGCAGGAGAAGGCACCCGCCGCCGCCCACGTGGAGGGCGACACCGTGGTGATCACCCCCGGTGACACCGACGAGCCGGTCGCGGTGGTGACGCTGCGGGTGAAGTGA